One Xiphophorus couchianus chromosome 1, X_couchianus-1.0, whole genome shotgun sequence genomic region harbors:
- the LOC114136202 gene encoding glutathione S-transferase Mu 1-like isoform X1 codes for MTMILAYWDVRGFAGHIRLMLEYTKANYKEKFYVVGDAPGFDKSCWFNEKFKLGLDFPNLPYLIDGDNKVTQSMAILRYLARKNNLCGDTEEQKMRIDMLEQQCLDLRASFVRMCYVDLEGLKPDYLKALPDALKLFSDFLGQRKWFAGDKVTYLINIKELIVSYKTACNRFLFRVLLIFIIPSGFLPWEAKMTNPKVDMSKKRTICYYTQALAHWMNTDLSNILNQKLLLQFLISQ; via the exons ATGACCATGATACTGGCCTACTGGGACGTCCGAGGG TTTGCCGGACACATACGGCTCATGCTGGAGTACACCAAGGCCAACTACAAGGAAAAGTTTTACGTCGTTGGTGATG CCCCAGGTTTTGACAAAAGTTGctggtttaatgaaaaattcAAGCTTGGACTTGACTTCCCCAAC cTGCCCTACCTGATTGATGGAGACAACAAGGTCACACAGAGTATGGCCATCCTGAGATACCTCGCACGAAAGAACAACCTGT GTGGAGACACAGAGGAGCAGAAGATGAGAATAGACATGCTGGAGCAGCAGTGCTTAGACTTGAGAGCCAGCTTTGTGAGGATGTGCTATGTTGACCTT GAAGGTCTAAAGCCAGACTACTTGAAGGCACTGCCAGATGCACTGAAGCTGTTCTCTGACTTCCTGGGACAGAGGAAGTGGTTTGCTGGTGACAAGGTAACTTATCTTATAAACATAAAAGAGTTAATAGTCAGCTATAAAACAGCCTgcaacaggtttttatttagg gttttattgatttttattattcccTCAGGGTTCTTGCCCTGGGAAGCTAAAATGACAAATCCTAAAGTTGATATGTCAAAAAAGAGGACGATCTGTTATTATACACAAGCATTGGCACACTGGATGAATACAGATCTGTCCAATATATTGAATCAAAAATTGCTATTGCAGTTTCTAATTTCACAATAA
- the LOC114136202 gene encoding glutathione S-transferase Mu 1-like isoform X2 produces MTMILAYWDVRGFAGHIRLMLEYTKANYKEKFYVVGDAPGFDKSCWFNEKFKLGLDFPNLPYLIDGDNKVTQSMAILRYLARKNNLCGDTEEQKMRIDMLEQQCLDLRASFVRMCYVDLEGLKPDYLKALPDALKLFSDFLGQRKWFAGDKLTYADFIMYEILDMQRMFHPPCLDNFKNLKAFLDHFEALDRVSAYLKSDKYIKEPINNRMAQWSFKKVK; encoded by the exons ATGACCATGATACTGGCCTACTGGGACGTCCGAGGG TTTGCCGGACACATACGGCTCATGCTGGAGTACACCAAGGCCAACTACAAGGAAAAGTTTTACGTCGTTGGTGATG CCCCAGGTTTTGACAAAAGTTGctggtttaatgaaaaattcAAGCTTGGACTTGACTTCCCCAAC cTGCCCTACCTGATTGATGGAGACAACAAGGTCACACAGAGTATGGCCATCCTGAGATACCTCGCACGAAAGAACAACCTGT GTGGAGACACAGAGGAGCAGAAGATGAGAATAGACATGCTGGAGCAGCAGTGCTTAGACTTGAGAGCCAGCTTTGTGAGGATGTGCTATGTTGACCTT GAAGGTCTAAAGCCAGACTACTTGAAGGCACTGCCAGATGCACTGAAGCTGTTCTCTGACTTCCTGGGACAGAGGAAGTGGTTTGCTGGTGACAAG CTCACCTATGCAGACTTCATCATGTACGAGATACTGGATATGCAGAGGATGTTCCATCCTCCCTGCTTGGATAATTTCAAGAACCTCAAAGCTTTCTTGGACCATTTTGAG gCTCTGGACAGGGTTTCTGCCTACTTAAAGTCAGATAAATACATCAAGGAACCCATCAACAACCGCATGGCACAGTGGTCATTCAAgaaagtgaagtaa